One Citrus sinensis cultivar Valencia sweet orange chromosome 5, DVS_A1.0, whole genome shotgun sequence genomic window, TTCATCAATTCACTTATTGGAATTAGATCTGTGTATATCATTGTATTTATGGTTGCAATGCTGATGCTTCTCAGAACTCTTGGTAAAGACGATGAAGAGCCTCCCAGGGTTGGCACTTCGGACCAGAGTGAGCATGCTAGGAGCACAGTCTCCAGGGCTGAAAACGATGAGTATAGATCTGGAGAAAAGGAAGATTAGATGAGGCTTCTGTTTGGGCTATGGCAAAATCAAAGTGTCATTTTGATACCATGTTATATCATGGGTAGAAGTGTTACAGATTTAATTCCCATCTCGGTTTTCCTTGCTTTTGTAGAGAATAGTTTCACGCCTACATTTccctttaaaataaataacctaTTGGTTTAAGTAGAGGTGTATAAAGATTTCCTTAATGAGGATTTTACGTCATTGCTGCTGGCTTCTTCTTAATCTTTGTTTGTCGTGTTTCCTTAGAAATTGAATACTCGAGACTCGAGAGATGAATGATTCAAATCTTGTATGAGACGGGACTTGGTACGCGTGTAATCAACTAAccaatatttctaaattttagaaGATTAACATCCAACACTCGAAGAAAGCTGTCTGTAATTGGGGGGAAAAAAGGGAAGCATACAACTACGTCAGTGCTGGAGCTGCCGCGCCTTTATTTTTCCTGAAGAAAGCTGTAGCACGTAGATTCAGTTGGTTCAACAATTTATACGTGTTGAAATCGTTTCGAGAAACCAAAATCCCCTTAAATTATGTCAAAGTCAAGtttaatttgcttttgtaTCCAAAACCTCGATCTTTTAATTTCGATTTCATAGTGTTAagagttttaagtttttgatTACAGAATTCAAGAGGAAAGAGATGAAGAATTTAGAATTTCCATTAGAGAATTCGAGAAAgaagagataaaagaatttacaattttcaaggaaagagacaaaaattaacaagaattaatattgaatttattattgattgcTAAAAAACATAATGAGAACCACTTATTTCCAGGAACTCAATACAATTCTAATTCTAATCGAATTAAAATCCACAATTATgattgcaattaaaaaaagaaaaaaaaaaccaatccTAAATAAGcaagaaatcaaaataaactgATAGGGTCATAATATGTAGTTCTAAATTGGTTACTACCAAAGCCAAAACTTACAACCTTTGAACCAAGAAAACTCGTGCAATCTCACTTGTTTACTGTCTTGAAATTATTTCTCCAGTGAGAATGATGCTTTAGATTTAGTCTTTCTGGATTGAAACGTTGTATTTATGTTTTCAAAATGTTGATCTAAATAtcaaaatgggaaaaaaatacgTTTGATCGAACTTTTGAAGACATGACGTTGataaacaaagagaaaaatataccTAATATAGCAATTTGGTATTTCAATCTTTTCTTTAAGATGCTAAAAAATACCtcataaaacatatttttctcattttaaattttaaaaacaaaaaacgaCCTCTTGACATgcagtaaaacaaaaaatattcactaATTCGCAACccttgaaatgaaaaataccaGAATCAATGATATCAccagaaagtaataaaaacattaGGCACAAGTCTCTCGAActacaaatttcaaaaaagtTAATGGTTAGTTATCACTGTACTCCCCAATTAAGATCATCAAAACATCATTGTCGACAAAATACAACACAGCATCATACTGATACACTCGCTCTTTTTGTGTACAAACTTTTGTAAAACTTCAACTTCAAGAATCACGACTCTCACTTAtgaaatctaaaacaaatcacaGTCTTATGCTACAATGTACAATCATGCAACAGCATACGTTTCTAACATGGAATGACAAAGCAATCCAATCACGCATCAGATAGAACTCAAAGTGACATGATGCAGCAAGATATGAAGTAGAGGTCAAAAAGACTTGAACAGTATATAAGTTTGCATCACTCTGAGCTATAGTGGCATACCCGTACCAACTCAATTGCTCTCTATAACATATCAAATGTTGCATTCACATTCAGGAAGGGATTGAGCAGAGGCAAAAGGAGAGAAACTTGTGGCAGATTCACTATAATGCAGTGGATGCTGCTGATGACTGGAAGAACCGACTAAACTTGGTGATGCATTGCTTGGGCTTGGAAGGTATGGAGACATGTATCTTGAGTTAAGAGGTGATATAGATGGGTACCCAATGGAGTGAGATGACATGATATAAGAACCATGAGATCTTTGGGAAGAAGCATGTCTGAGATCTAGAGAGCTTTGACTAACACTTATGGGAGGAGATTGACAGTAGGACCTAAGAGATTGTGGAATATAAGGAGTAGAAGCAACAGAGTGAATGTGAGAGACAGAAGGTGAATGTAACATCGATGGGGGTATATGTAAGGCTGAAGATGATGCTAGTGAAGATCTTATAGATGAAAGTATAGAGGAGGAAGCTGGGCTAGATGAAAGCAATGGTGTAGACTCTGATGCCGGGGGTTCACCTGTGCTAGTCCTAGCATCCCGCTTGCAAACCGGGCAAAATGTTCTCCATGATGTAAGCCAAGAATCCACACAGAAAGCATGAAATTCTGTTGAAATTCAAGAGACAACATTAGACATgcaaattgaaatgaattatgaataaattattctaaccAGATCCCCGAGGGAAGTGGGGAACAGACATAAGATTACTTATAACTCACATGGAAAAAATACCAACTATCATATAATCTGCTTGGCAACAAgaatctcaatctcaaactcAGTCACTCGAAGCAATGCTCAGTTCTTTAGTAAGCTCAAGGGGCCAAATGCATCATTTATGTAAACACAAGTTTACACATTACGTGACAGAAAATGCAACTACAGTCACAGAAGCTCAAAATATAGAGCATTGCAGTACAGGCTCAACAAGAAGATTGACGGCAATCTATGCAAGTTATCAGGCATCAACTATATGTCAGCACACCAACAATACAATAATATAAGTTACGAGAatttgtgttaaaaaaaaattctgcatATGTCTACAAATATTAGGTGCAGCAGTGAAAATTAGTTCTCTCAAAGAAAGcaacaaaaatgaattatCACATCAGTGTTACGACCAGAAATACCATGTAGCATACATGTTGATCTGCCAAACACAGCCAAGATCTTGAATTAACAGCATTCAACATTACCAAGCAGAGAGACCCATCAGCATAATTTTACTTGCTCAATTTCCTTAAGTGTTTTCCTAACTACCACATTCTCTAATATAGGAAGAAAGACTTACTGTGACGACATGGCAGAATTCTGAGTTTCTCTCCAACACTATAGTCCTCAAGGCATATAGCACATGTTCTTGAGGTACAATTATCCTCTACAACGGCAGTAAATATCAGGCTTGGCATTGCTTTAACCAAACGCCTGCTCATCCCATGAAATTCCCGGCCACGAGATGCCCGAGGAGCTTCTCGTCTTATACGATGCCTGCGTACAAAGAAGCAAGTAGCCAGCACTGCAGACATGGCaagaagagaaataaaagagattGCCATGATTGACCATGCTGAGttttcaaagcttgggattatCCAAATCTCCATGTCGGTTGAACCAGCATACTGTTTCAGTTTTTCACCAGAAGCTTTGGACACGAACACGGCATGTATTTTAATACCAGCTGAATTTCCCGCCACTGAATTTTGACGAGAGTTTGAATTAGTTAGAGGTTCTCATAGtgacaaaatatttaactaccattacaaattaaaaaaaaaagtaaataaaacaaatgaacATAGAATAAATAAGCTTGATGGGACTGTTCACATAGAATTTCCTCTCTTAAATGGAAACAGATTATCGTAAACAAGCACAGCCATACATGACACATAAGTCAATCATCAAGGTCAGTGCCCCATGCTGGTCCCACTAGAAGCTTATGATTCagaaaaaatgttttgttATTAAAGGTCACAAGAAATGAGATTGATGGCAACATCTGTAGCAGAATTATTAGCACACCCCTGGCCAAACTGAATAAATTCATCATAAAAATAGCAATTACATCATACCCTAATGGGCAAGTGGACTACCTATTAAGAATCACTTAAAACACACCAACGTTAAAAAGGACATGAAGAAAGGTTGTTACTTGCAACCAAGACACCATCATCTTCATTGTCATAGACAATAGCCGCTTCAAATCCTGCTTTCTGTGCATTCCTCACTTTATCTTCAAAGCTACACCCTCCTCTAATAGTCAACACAAATGCGGAGCTCATATTCGAAACTTTTTCAACTTTACTAGTCAAATTTGAACATGCATCAAGAGGCTCTGCTACGTACAATACCCCGCAGTCTCCCGAACCCCTGATCGCTGGAGCTGAAATAATCAATATTTAACCATTAGACCAgatacttttcaaatttcttcagTTTTCCCACAGTTTCTGAGAAACCAAACAGAAAGtcaacaaattcaaaacaaagttaaaaaaaaaaaaaaaagttaaccATAATTATTTCAATATCATTGCAAGAAagatcatttatttcattgaaagATAATCACTTTCTCCCAATTCTAAAGCTCAGGTAAACAAAGCTACTACTTCCCTGGATAATATCAATAGAAAACTATACTTTCCGCACTTTCCCAGCAACCAAATAGagattatttcattttttcacaAAAATGAACACTTATTTCATTGCCaaacagggaaaaaaaaaactctttttcaATTCGAAAGCTCGGCTGAATACAACCACTACTTTccattaaaatatcaattaaaggaaaaagaaaattgccGCATTTTCCCGCACTTTCACAGCACCCAACAGAAcgtcaaaagaaaaaagcacaAACCGAAATTAGCTTCGATATCGTCGAAAGAAAGAGTAACGTTGTTCCCAATCAACACCACATTAGCTGAAGCCAATCgacaaattaacaaaacacACAACAAATACACCACCGACAGATTCATCACCGTCGTTCCAATTACATAAACcctaatttagaattttttttaacttctattAAGGTTTTGTAATTTCTCTAACGGAGGGGagaaattagggttttgagacaaaataaattgaaacatCGGCTTCcatgagataaaaaaatggaTATAAACAATTGGAAGTATATTCGACTTTCTCTTGGGGGATTCTTATGCAAACGCAAATGGGAAAATTGTTAGTGTGAAGAAGTttctatttttgtaataattgatttttgaagAGAAATATTGAACgataaataaactttttattttaattatttattgtttggttGTATGATTgatattgatattattatccTCACCGCCAGTTAGGCAAacatctttttattaatttagataTTAGGTCACCCTCCTCTGTGTGTGCTGCACCAAGGCGGTTCTTAGGCTTCATGTCTCTTCCACTTTTGTGCAAAATATTACATCACACACGTGTGTCCacattaaatatgaatacatccaaatattttaaaatttttcacataAGTCCTATATATAATATCTCTGGTTTAAGCAGACTCATCTATTTGAAGTTGAGAACACGGTGATCATAATAAGAAATATCAAGGTGGTTTTTGGGTGTACTAAAAGAGAtcacaaaaaatataacatgttagaatttatcatttatgtgattattgttaaaatttataaaaacttttaaacttAAACGTATTTAAACTAAACTAGTAGGACCtagataaatcaaaataatatatatatatatatatatggacaAGTAGGCCACTTGAGTTTGTCTATAAACGCCATCTTCTCTCTCCTGCATATCATCTGGATTTATCTAAGTGGAAATTACGTCATTATACCGCcaacagatttttttttgtcctctCAATTACAGTGTATATATGGTATTACAGGATAAATTATAGTGTACCCGAGcctgtttattaatttattcctaATTTTATGTGGTTAGAGATTTCTTatcacaatatttttatagagTATCAGACACAGTTCGACTACTAGATAAATTAGGATATTGTCTATAACCTCACATTTCAGGAAGATCttaatttatagaaaatcTAACTACCTAAATAGATAATATAACATTTcagagattttatttatagtaGGCTATAGAAACCCATAATTATTATACTGATAGTGAAAATTAAGTTAGAATAATGTGTATACTTAAAGTGAACAATAATGTGTATACTTAACGAGTACTAACATGTATacttaatagaaaaattaagttagaatcataaaattttttattagaattatgaaaattttacctCAATAAATGACATAATAATTAGCCATCACCGTGccatcatttttaattattttatttttcagcaGTATCATTCATATTCTTTTactgatttaattaattttatattgatgTAGCATATGATTagtaaattatcaattttaaattttcaaacaacCAAAAATTCACATAAGGCCTCAAATATCTTTGAGTCAGCTTAATATGGTATTATACTAACTAATTTGgaatataattctttaatatcTACAAACAAgcataaaattattgacaaacataatatttacaattataacaTGATTGAGTAAATTAGTAAGGTGTATGAATgattgattaataataaaatgagaacTTTAATCATTTATGGGGGCTTTTTTCTCACCCCTTTGATCTTGTGGTGGTTTTGACGTgtgtaattttgtattattaaatatgtttgttATGGACTAAAAAAGGctttataattcaaatatgaaaaaattatactagTTAATTTAAGCCTATGTCTTAGGTACTATCGTGTAAGTTGTATGAAGGTATCATTTATATATCTCAATATATTGTaatctttctttgtgtttcactatgttttattaatttgtccAATCATATATTGtgataaattactttttaatttgatctAAATGTCTATTTATAAAGTTGTATTTTTATCACtttttaaggggaaaaaaataccttagcattaaaaaaaaaaaaggttgtcAGTGACAATTAATAAGATGTTAAATTTTTGAGGGACTGAATTTAAGATGTCATAATATTTAACGTAGAAGTCTAATCTAAGCTAATATATTACACAACTCAACATAAATAACATTTCACACAAAGTTTATCATTTCACCAACATTTCACTTCAGTTCACTATCAAACATAATTTTCGTTAAGTTGACTAAACCAATCTTTATCTTATAAGATCATCTTCATAATTCCACAAAACTTTAATtctgtttgatttgaattatGCACTGTATCTACTTTGGAAATGGTCAAAATCTAAGATTGGGACTTGTGAAATTTGAGTTGATGTTTCAATTGTCCTTTCTATCCTGTTTTTAATTCGTTACTCGAATTTGGATTATATAATATCTTCCTTCACGTCATCTATGTAATCAAGTTTAAGTGACTcgtaaatcaaaattaatccTTCAATTATCTTTAAGGTGTGGCCAAGTGTTTTTCAAGTGATTTTATTTGGTTAGACATTTAGAGTTTGAATCTTAATGAAAGtaagagattaaaaaatatgtttggaCTTTGTTCActcccttttctttcttttttttaaataatccttactttcattaattttattaatgataaatctattatattttattaattttattaaaattattatttaaaaattatatttactatatattattaatttttatttcatagtcaTAATTTTTATCCCACAATATTGGATCTAAAAACTACCATTGCCTTTTTATTCTCCGGGGTGGGGCCTAGCTTGTTGCTCGTAAAACGCACAAGAAGTTACTACAATGTAATACAATAAATTTCATTAgttcatataaaataaaaattagatgacataaaagtataaaattaaataacttatcttcaaaattataatagttactatttgtcaaacactttagtgttataatttttaaattacagttggtcaatctcaattttaaataGGACCAAAGTTATTTGATTTACTATATACCATACGAACACATGGAGAAAATGACAACTATTATATGTACTTATATCacacagaaaaaaaattatgaaaaaaaattactcttgTTTTAAATATCACACAAACATAATCGCAATTTCTTTGAATAGATGttatataaatatagtttCAACCCTCACCAGCACTCCTATTAGCTGGATGCGAACTTTAATTCTCTTATCATGCTTTCAGAAATGCAAGTAATTGACTGGAGAAATGCTCtggtatgttacattaattagTACAAATGACGTTTTAATAGAACTATATATAACTCTACcaataaaattgttgaaaagtagttattaagaaaatttatatattaaccCAGTCCAATTCTGTTTGTTGAGCCCAATAGTGATGTAACGATGTGGAAGCCCAATAGTTAATAAGCCACATATGGGCTTGACATAAACCCAAAAATTTAAACGCAATCACATAGAATCCAAACGCcttaaaatctcaaaaaattagaatggtaatgataataataatcaaatataaatgtcATCACAAGCATCTACCAAATGCTTTAAAACTTGTgtttgatataaattaaaattcaagaatatttGATAGGTAACATGTTAAAAgtaaatgataattaaatacaatGACATTTTGAGTAAAATATAGAGACTAATTAAGTAATTGACTCAAATTATAAGGATTAAAAGAGCAATTAATCCACCTACGGCCatgcataaaaattttaaattccatGAAAATCCAACTCCGAaagacaaaaaggaaaaaaaaaatagttttatgaTTTAAATGGGTGTGGTTTCTTCATCAAGGGAAGACAAGATTGTATATGAATTTGTATTGCAACAAAATTTGCATTAAATAACGTGGATCCAACATTGCACGTCTTCAACTTCAAGCAAAAGCGATTGCTTAGCTCAAAATTATTGCATTTGTCGGCAGATAATATATGTATCTGCGCTTCATAGAGATGTTACGCTTAATTGCATGAATAATGAACATGCAAATATCAGCGTTATATTgccaagaaagaataaaatgggTGCATTTAATATATACGGACACGGATAAGGAGTCATTTTTGCATGTGCATGCATGCTTGCCCTTTCTGGAATTTAGATTTAAGGCTAACTAATctagataaataaaatgtcaaataaatagccagataataatattatattctctCAAATTCACTGTTTgatctcaaaaaataaaaataaaatggtcattaaatatttaaatttacaagTAGGTAACATTGTTTATAagaattttcatgatttttttccccccctcaAAATCCTACCTTatcaaatataaagaaaaaaggccCCCTAATAGGTGCAGGTTTTCCAATCTCTTGTGTAGGAGTAATTTCAGTAGTTATTAATTCACCCAACTATTCTGTTTATGGCAAGCAGACATGAACATGATGACACTGGCTTTTGTCTCTTCAaattcctcttcctcttcctcttccaCGGGTCCGCCTTCGTATTATTAAAAGCTTTCAATCAATTGTACAACTGATTCTTTATTCTTGTAGGAAGTACCAAACTTACCAGAAGCGTTAAAGATTCGGCGTACTGCTATCTTGCTGATACGGGTAAAAgtatttatgatttaaaaCCTAGATCTCGTACTCAAagcctttatttttctatatgaACGCTgcgaaatttttattaaaataaaaaaaaaggaggataaagaaataaatttacaaatctaTTATGAAACGTGGTATTCAGAGAACCTCCAAAAATCTTCAAGTAGACGTTTTCGTGTAAAGGAACAACAGTTTATTCTATAATGCATGCTcgtattaattaatgtatccACTACTTTATTATCCTGATCCTCACGGTAGATGTAACACCAATGCAAAATTTCACATTTTAGATATTGAAAATATCTCGAACACGTGCTGCCATGTATAAGTATAGGGACCCTTTGCTAAAATAACAAATCTCTTTTCACTTTTTAGTTTTCTGTGAATCTTCAAACTTCGTTGCTGTAAGATTTTGGGAGCTTCTTCCTGGTGTCGGCAAACTTGATTCCGAAGAAATCAAATCTGATCCTGATACTAAATAACTCAGCGCTTATGCATGCATGCCTGTTCTAGCTTCCTGTTCAAGCGTGTGATCTGAAAAACTAAGTTTTGTCCAAATGAAGCAGACTttaacaattcaaaaatataaaaaattaaaataattaaactttaCCAAATACTGATCAAGATCGTCTTAAATAA contains:
- the LOC102622044 gene encoding receptor homology region, transmembrane domain- and RING domain-containing protein 2-like; its protein translation is MNLSVVYLLCVLLICRLASANVVLIGNNVTLSFDDIEANFAPAIRGSGDCGVLYVAEPLDACSNLTSKVEKVSNMSSAFVLTIRGGCSFEDKVRNAQKAGFEAAIVYDNEDDGVLVAMAGNSAGIKIHAVFVSKASGEKLKQYAGSTDMEIWIIPSFENSAWSIMAISFISLLAMSAVLATCFFVRRHRIRREAPRASRGREFHGMSRRLVKAMPSLIFTAVVEDNCTSRTCAICLEDYSVGEKLRILPCRHKFHAFCVDSWLTSWRTFCPVCKRDARTSTGEPPASESTPLLSSSPASSSILSSIRSSLASSSALHIPPSMLHSPSVSHIHSVASTPYIPQSLRSYCQSPPISVSQSSLDLRHASSQRSHGSYIMSSHSIGYPSISPLNSRYMSPYLPSPSNASPSLVGSSSHQQHPLHYSESATSFSPFASAQSLPECECNI